A part of Curtobacterium sp. MCLR17_036 genomic DNA contains:
- a CDS encoding acyltransferase has product MATETRATDPAAETPVAAPRSGGRLEFPYLDGLRGLAALAVVFYHAYLFTGMKGTGPTELPWLRPFIGWGYLGVPLFIVLSGYVLMLPVVTRFDRYRLPGGFWKFIWRRARRIIPPYWASLVVFALIILFVPVMGQPGGTQWDTKLPMGWGTFLTHLFLVHDFFPQYIGKINGPMWTVAVEWQIYFLMPLLILPLWKVFGGWATASSLVLIGMWMGSESRYSWMHPWFVGLFAVGMLAAELTVKARDEHLTGKLDSSKLGGPRWQGGVFVAAMFVGMLLVFFRNRDYWQHQTWPSEVVLGIFAGILLTWMGRRAVTGQHTWLARFFAWKPFVLAGLVSYSVYLFHSPLLGLGNLLLLPVGLSPKWQFLMMVVVVIPVTLAICVGMWWLVERNFLNRRQKHATQEVSSRGRVPEVEIDDTDGARPAREHR; this is encoded by the coding sequence TTGGCCACCGAAACCCGCGCAACCGATCCCGCAGCCGAGACGCCGGTCGCCGCTCCCCGGTCGGGCGGTCGGCTCGAGTTCCCGTACCTCGACGGCCTCCGCGGCCTGGCGGCGCTGGCCGTGGTGTTCTACCACGCGTACCTCTTCACCGGGATGAAGGGCACCGGGCCGACCGAGCTGCCCTGGCTCCGTCCGTTCATCGGGTGGGGCTACCTCGGGGTCCCGCTCTTCATCGTGCTGTCCGGGTACGTCCTGATGCTGCCCGTCGTGACCCGGTTCGACCGCTACCGACTGCCCGGTGGGTTCTGGAAGTTCATCTGGCGCCGCGCCCGACGCATCATCCCGCCGTACTGGGCGTCGCTCGTCGTCTTCGCGCTCATCATCCTGTTCGTCCCGGTGATGGGACAGCCGGGCGGCACGCAGTGGGACACCAAGCTGCCGATGGGCTGGGGCACGTTCCTCACCCACCTGTTCCTCGTGCACGACTTCTTCCCGCAGTACATCGGCAAGATCAACGGGCCGATGTGGACCGTGGCGGTCGAGTGGCAGATCTACTTCCTCATGCCGCTGCTGATCCTGCCGCTCTGGAAGGTCTTCGGCGGGTGGGCGACCGCCTCGTCGCTGGTCCTCATCGGCATGTGGATGGGGTCGGAGAGCCGCTACTCCTGGATGCACCCGTGGTTCGTCGGCCTCTTCGCGGTCGGCATGCTCGCGGCCGAGCTGACGGTGAAGGCCCGCGACGAGCACCTCACCGGCAAGCTCGACTCCTCGAAGCTCGGCGGTCCCCGCTGGCAGGGCGGCGTGTTCGTCGCGGCGATGTTCGTCGGCATGCTCCTGGTGTTCTTCCGCAACCGCGACTACTGGCAGCACCAGACCTGGCCGTCCGAGGTGGTCCTCGGCATCTTCGCCGGCATCCTGCTGACCTGGATGGGGCGCCGGGCGGTCACCGGCCAGCACACCTGGCTCGCGCGGTTCTTCGCGTGGAAGCCCTTCGTGCTCGCGGGCCTGGTGTCGTACTCGGTGTACCTCTTCCACAGCCCGTTGCTCGGCCTCGGCAACCTGCTGCTCCTGCCGGTCGGGCTGTCCCCGAAGTGGCAGTTCCTGATGATGGTCGTCGTGGTGATCCCGGTCACGCTCGCGATCTGCGTGGGCATGTGGTGGCTCGTGGAGCGCAACTTCCTGAACCGTCGGCAGAAGCACGCCACGCAGGAGGTCTCCTCGCGCGGCCGGGTGCCCGAGGTGGAGATCGACGACACCGACGGCGCACGCCCGGCCCGCGAGCACCGGTAG
- a CDS encoding lysylphosphatidylglycerol synthase domain-containing protein: MSGTTSETPATEGKRPSRARRILGRAIPIVFYVLLAVFLVLYVRHVDWAQLAGLDWQWSWVVVATLISLGFRYWGVGIWFYLLRRLGATGLKGSGVTLTYVYAKSWMGRYIPGAATWIIGKVYFASKHGVSKARLGVSGLLEGALQIAATLALALVLLLIDPRTHQLDGWLIVLMIAAFVGCVVCLIPQVFVFLIGIALKILRRKPLEADVRPNLGTVLGGAGLYVAGAVLSGTAYYFITLAVYPSLKLTDAAFVIGAASMASAISMLAVFAPGGLGVREGVQALLLALVMPPSVALVVVVVTRVWSLAVDGLFLLCAAAPTWFRRGRPTDDPSTVESGVPAA; the protein is encoded by the coding sequence TTGTCAGGAACCACCAGCGAGACCCCCGCGACCGAGGGGAAGCGTCCGTCCAGGGCGCGACGGATCCTCGGGCGGGCGATCCCGATCGTCTTCTACGTCCTGCTCGCGGTGTTCCTCGTGCTGTACGTCCGGCACGTCGACTGGGCGCAGCTCGCCGGACTCGACTGGCAGTGGTCGTGGGTCGTCGTCGCGACGCTCATCAGCCTCGGCTTCCGCTACTGGGGCGTCGGCATCTGGTTCTACCTGCTCCGCCGACTCGGGGCGACCGGCCTGAAGGGCAGCGGCGTCACCCTGACCTACGTCTACGCGAAGTCGTGGATGGGCCGGTACATCCCCGGCGCCGCGACCTGGATCATCGGCAAGGTCTACTTCGCGTCGAAGCACGGCGTCTCGAAGGCGCGGCTCGGTGTGAGCGGCCTGCTCGAGGGCGCCCTGCAGATCGCCGCGACGCTCGCCCTGGCCCTCGTGCTGCTGCTCATCGACCCGCGCACCCACCAGCTCGACGGCTGGCTCATCGTCCTGATGATCGCAGCGTTCGTCGGCTGCGTCGTCTGCCTCATCCCGCAGGTGTTCGTGTTCCTCATCGGCATCGCGCTGAAGATCCTGCGGCGCAAGCCCCTCGAAGCCGACGTCCGCCCGAACCTCGGCACGGTCCTCGGCGGCGCTGGCCTGTACGTCGCCGGTGCGGTGCTCTCCGGCACGGCCTACTACTTCATCACCCTGGCGGTGTACCCGTCGCTGAAGCTCACCGACGCGGCGTTCGTCATCGGCGCCGCGAGCATGGCGTCGGCGATCAGCATGCTCGCCGTGTTCGCCCCGGGTGGCCTCGGCGTTCGCGAGGGCGTCCAGGCCCTGCTGCTCGCACTCGTGATGCCGCCCTCCGTCGCCCTCGTCGTGGTCGTCGTCACCCGCGTCTGGAGCCTGGCCGTCGACGGCCTGTTCCTGCTCTGCGCCGCAGCCCCCACGTGGTTCCGCCGCGGCCGTCCGACCGACGACCCCTCGACGGTCGAGAGCGGCGTGCCGGCGGCCTGA